A genomic region of Azoarcus sp. KH32C contains the following coding sequences:
- a CDS encoding FAD-dependent oxidoreductase — translation MLSTYTYPKFEYRRPPEIAEQRDGRYPVVIVGAGPVGLAAAIDLAIQGKPVVLLDNDDTVSIGSRGVCYAKRALEIMDRLGCAEEMVQKGVSWNVGRTFFREQEVFNFNLCPEPDHHRPGMINLQQYYLEEYLVRRAQSLENIDLRWKNNVIAVTDHGDHVSLRVETPDGAYSIDADWLIVADGARSPIRHMMGLDIEGKIFMDRFLIADVVMKADYPTERWFWFDPPFHPNQSVLLHRQADNVWRIDFQLGWNVDPEEEKKPEKVIPRIKAMLGDEREFELEWVSVYTFQCRRMHEFRHGRLLFTGDAAHQVSPFGARGANSGIQDTDNLVWKLKLVMDGKAPASLLDTYSEERVFAADENIMNSTRSTDFITPKSAVSKTFRNAVLGLAKDHPFARALVNSGRLSVPSFLTSSRLNTPDSEVFAGNMVPGAPMDDAPVETASGEQWLLQAAGNRFQLLYYIADAADLDAKTAEGFTALADATIPVEVLVVAERGNAAAGLRTLYDVRGRIRERYDLRPDSCYLIRPDQHVAARWRAFDVELVRAALARATCNA, via the coding sequence GTGCTCAGCACGTACACTTACCCGAAGTTCGAATATCGGCGCCCGCCCGAGATCGCCGAGCAGCGCGACGGGCGCTATCCGGTGGTGATCGTCGGCGCGGGGCCGGTCGGCCTGGCCGCGGCGATCGATCTCGCGATCCAGGGCAAGCCGGTGGTGCTGCTCGACAACGACGACACGGTGTCGATCGGCTCGCGTGGCGTGTGCTACGCGAAGCGCGCGCTCGAGATCATGGACCGCCTCGGCTGTGCCGAGGAGATGGTGCAGAAGGGCGTGTCGTGGAACGTCGGCCGGACCTTCTTCCGCGAGCAGGAAGTCTTCAACTTCAACCTCTGCCCCGAACCGGACCACCACCGCCCGGGCATGATCAACCTGCAGCAGTACTATCTCGAGGAATATCTCGTGCGGCGCGCGCAGTCGCTTGAGAACATCGATCTGCGCTGGAAGAACAACGTGATCGCCGTCACTGACCATGGCGATCACGTCAGCCTGCGCGTCGAGACGCCCGACGGCGCGTATAGCATCGACGCCGACTGGCTGATCGTCGCGGACGGCGCGCGCAGCCCGATCCGCCACATGATGGGGCTGGACATCGAAGGCAAGATCTTCATGGACCGCTTCCTGATCGCCGACGTCGTGATGAAGGCGGACTACCCGACCGAGCGCTGGTTCTGGTTCGATCCGCCCTTCCATCCGAACCAGTCGGTGCTGCTGCACCGTCAGGCCGACAACGTGTGGCGCATCGATTTCCAGCTGGGCTGGAACGTCGATCCGGAGGAGGAGAAGAAGCCCGAGAAGGTGATCCCGCGCATCAAGGCGATGCTCGGCGACGAGCGCGAGTTCGAGCTCGAATGGGTCAGCGTCTACACCTTCCAGTGCCGGCGCATGCACGAGTTCCGGCACGGGAGGCTCCTCTTCACGGGGGATGCCGCGCACCAGGTCTCGCCCTTCGGTGCGCGCGGCGCGAACTCCGGCATCCAGGACACGGACAACCTGGTCTGGAAGCTGAAGCTCGTGATGGACGGCAAGGCGCCCGCGAGCCTGCTCGATACCTACTCCGAGGAGCGCGTCTTCGCGGCTGATGAGAACATCATGAATTCGACGCGCTCGACGGACTTCATCACGCCGAAGAGCGCCGTCAGCAAGACCTTCCGCAACGCGGTGCTCGGCCTCGCGAAAGACCATCCGTTCGCCCGCGCGCTCGTGAATTCCGGGCGGCTGTCGGTGCCGAGTTTCCTCACGTCGTCCCGGCTCAACACCCCGGACAGCGAGGTCTTTGCCGGCAATATGGTGCCCGGTGCGCCGATGGACGACGCACCAGTCGAGACCGCGAGCGGCGAGCAATGGCTACTGCAGGCGGCCGGCAACCGCTTCCAGCTGCTGTACTACATCGCCGACGCCGCCGATCTCGACGCGAAGACGGCCGAGGGCTTCACGGCGCTCGCCGACGCAACGATCCCGGTCGAAGTGCTCGTCGTCGCCGAGCGCGGCAACGCAGCGGCGGGGCTGCGCACGCTCTACGACGTGCGAGGCCGCATCCGCGAGCGCTACGACCTGCGCCCCGACAGCTGCTACCTGATCCGTCCGGATCAGCACGTCGCGGCTCGCTGGCGCGCCTTCGACGTCGAACTCGTCCGCGCCGCGCTCGCCCGCGCCACCTGCAACGCTTGA
- a CDS encoding MBL fold metallo-hydrolase — protein MNTKVFASQADLEEKRISFEQLSAHAWAYTAEGDPNTGIVVGDDAVMVIDATATPVMAQGVIAKVREITDKPIKYVVLTHYHAVRVLGASGYKDEGLQQVIASRDTYDLIVERGRQDMDSEIGRFPRLFDAVESVPGLTWPTLTFTGEMSLLLGKLEVKIMQCGRGHTKGDAVVWVPQDNALFSGDLVEYDAACYTGDAYLADWPATLDRLAQFGAAKLVPGRGPALKTPEAVEQGLAYTKAFVTTLYRSAQEAVAQGMDLRAAMAHTRKHMDPHFGQVFIYEHCLPFDVTRAFDEASGIRDPRIWTAERDQEMWHALQE, from the coding sequence ATGAACACCAAGGTTTTTGCATCGCAGGCCGACCTGGAAGAGAAGCGGATCAGTTTCGAGCAACTCTCTGCCCACGCCTGGGCGTACACCGCCGAAGGCGACCCGAATACCGGCATCGTCGTCGGTGACGACGCGGTGATGGTCATCGACGCGACCGCCACGCCCGTGATGGCGCAGGGCGTGATCGCGAAAGTGCGCGAGATCACCGACAAGCCGATCAAGTACGTCGTGCTGACGCACTACCATGCGGTGCGCGTGCTCGGCGCCTCCGGCTACAAGGACGAGGGGCTGCAGCAGGTCATCGCGAGCCGCGACACCTACGACCTGATCGTCGAGCGCGGCCGCCAGGACATGGATTCCGAGATCGGGCGCTTTCCGCGGCTCTTCGACGCGGTCGAGAGCGTGCCGGGACTGACCTGGCCGACGCTGACCTTCACCGGCGAGATGAGCTTGTTGCTCGGCAAGCTCGAAGTGAAGATCATGCAATGCGGGCGTGGCCATACCAAGGGCGACGCGGTCGTGTGGGTGCCGCAGGACAATGCGCTGTTCTCGGGCGACCTCGTGGAATATGACGCGGCGTGCTACACGGGCGACGCGTATCTTGCGGATTGGCCGGCGACGCTGGACCGGCTTGCGCAGTTCGGTGCCGCGAAGCTTGTGCCCGGGCGTGGTCCCGCGCTGAAGACGCCGGAAGCGGTGGAGCAGGGGCTCGCCTACACCAAGGCCTTCGTGACGACGCTGTACCGAAGCGCGCAGGAGGCGGTGGCGCAGGGCATGGACCTCAGGGCGGCGATGGCGCATACGCGCAAGCACATGGATCCGCACTTCGGCCAGGTCTTCATCTACGAGCACTGTCTGCCCTTCGACGTCACGCGCGCCTTCGATGAGGCCTCCGGCATCCGCGACCCGCGCATCTGGACCGCCGAGCGCGACCAGGAGATGTGGCACGCGCTGCAGGAGTGA
- a CDS encoding IclR family transcriptional regulator codes for MNNEHSAERPAEKSGDRRGIQSIEVGGALLQALVRHGGPMILKDLARDAGMPPAKAHPYLVSFGKLGLIEQDPVTGRYGLGAFTLQMGLSALHELNPLRVATPEAAKLSDEIQQNVAIAVWGNQGPTIVSIEECSRQVHVNMRVGTVMDLLTSATGRVFAAFLPARMTAALIEEDLARLKADRGALSREGLEAELEEVRRERLARAVGKPIPGINAFTAPIFDHTGHLALAITAMGPSGSFDPDWKGPIAKKLRACAAAISGRLGNTGS; via the coding sequence TTGAACAACGAGCACAGTGCGGAGCGACCTGCAGAGAAATCCGGCGACCGCCGCGGCATCCAGTCCATCGAGGTCGGCGGCGCGCTACTGCAGGCGCTGGTGCGCCATGGCGGGCCAATGATCCTCAAGGACCTCGCGCGCGACGCCGGCATGCCGCCGGCGAAGGCCCACCCCTACCTCGTGAGCTTCGGCAAACTCGGCCTCATCGAGCAGGACCCCGTCACCGGCCGCTACGGCCTCGGCGCCTTCACGCTGCAGATGGGCCTGTCGGCGCTGCACGAGCTCAATCCGCTGCGCGTGGCGACGCCCGAAGCCGCCAAACTTTCAGACGAGATCCAGCAGAACGTCGCCATTGCCGTGTGGGGCAACCAGGGCCCGACCATCGTCAGCATCGAGGAATGCAGCCGCCAGGTGCACGTGAACATGCGGGTCGGCACGGTGATGGACCTCCTCACCTCCGCGACCGGCCGCGTCTTCGCCGCCTTCCTGCCTGCGCGCATGACCGCCGCGCTGATCGAAGAGGACTTGGCGCGCCTCAAAGCCGACCGCGGCGCCCTCTCGCGCGAAGGGCTCGAAGCCGAACTCGAAGAGGTGCGCCGCGAACGCCTCGCCCGCGCCGTCGGCAAACCGATTCCCGGCATCAACGCCTTCACCGCCCCGATCTTCGACCACACCGGCCACCTCGCGCTGGCGATCACCGCGATGGGTCCTAGTGGCAGCTTCGATCCGGACTGGAAAGGGCCGATTGCGAAGAAATTGCGCGCGTGCGCGGCAGCGATTTCGGGAAGGCTGGGGAATACCGGGAGCTGA
- a CDS encoding c-type cytochrome, translating into MGFGGRLAVVAAVMAMCSNVLASDAVQDLIRKAASDSPTHAALVKEGRSASFFCANCHGESGASRYPEVPNLAGQNPVYIANQISAFVSGKRRNEFMQGLMKVLSDREKAAIAVYFSDAAATPAGKGGAAAAQGESHFKRVCVRCHQADAHGNEGIPRLAGQQPEYLRLSLKRYLNKTGERVYPDMSAAVAELGDANIEAVVQYLASLK; encoded by the coding sequence ATGGGGTTTGGAGGCCGCTTGGCCGTCGTCGCGGCCGTCATGGCCATGTGCAGCAATGTTTTGGCCAGTGATGCCGTCCAGGATCTGATCCGCAAGGCAGCGAGCGATTCCCCGACCCATGCCGCGCTCGTCAAGGAAGGGCGCAGCGCCAGCTTCTTCTGTGCCAACTGCCACGGCGAAAGCGGCGCCAGCCGTTACCCCGAGGTGCCCAACCTCGCCGGCCAGAATCCCGTCTACATCGCCAACCAGATTTCCGCCTTCGTCAGCGGCAAGCGGCGCAACGAATTCATGCAGGGCCTGATGAAGGTGCTGAGCGACCGCGAGAAGGCCGCGATCGCCGTCTACTTCTCCGATGCCGCGGCGACGCCGGCAGGCAAGGGCGGTGCGGCCGCCGCCCAGGGCGAATCGCACTTCAAGCGCGTCTGCGTGCGTTGTCATCAGGCCGACGCGCATGGTAACGAAGGCATCCCGCGGCTGGCGGGCCAGCAGCCCGAGTACCTGCGCCTGAGCCTCAAGCGCTACCTCAACAAGACCGGCGAGCGCGTCTACCCCGACATGAGCGCAGCCGTCGCCGAGCTGGGCGACGCGAACATCGAGGCGGTCGTGCAATATCTTGCCAGCCTGAAGTAG